A single genomic interval of Streptomyces sp. NBC_00663 harbors:
- a CDS encoding dihydrodipicolinate synthase family protein — protein sequence MTTTPQSPRPWRGVLVATALPLHDDLSVDYDTYAAHCAWLVENGCDGVVPNGSLGEYQVLTPEERARVVETAVAAIGGERVMPGVAAYGSTEARRWAEQARDAGCASVMLLPPNAYRADERSVLAHYAEVAKAGVPVVAYNNPIDTKVDLVPELLAELHAEGYIHAVKEFSGDVRRAYRIAELAPELDLLIGADDVLLELAIAGAKGWVAGYPNALPRATVELYRAAVAGDLGTAKKLYEQLHPLLRWDSKVEFVQAIKLSMDIVGRPGGACRPPRQPLLPEQEAAVRDATEKAVAAGLA from the coding sequence ATGACCACCACCCCCCAGTCGCCCCGCCCCTGGCGCGGCGTCCTCGTCGCCACCGCGCTCCCCCTCCACGACGACCTGTCCGTCGACTACGACACCTACGCCGCCCACTGCGCCTGGCTGGTCGAGAACGGCTGTGACGGCGTCGTACCGAACGGCTCGCTCGGCGAGTACCAGGTGCTCACCCCCGAGGAGCGGGCCAGGGTCGTCGAGACGGCCGTGGCCGCCATCGGGGGCGAGCGGGTGATGCCCGGTGTCGCCGCCTACGGCTCGACGGAGGCCCGCCGCTGGGCCGAGCAGGCGCGCGACGCCGGCTGCGCCTCGGTGATGCTGCTGCCGCCCAACGCCTACCGCGCCGACGAGCGTTCGGTGCTCGCGCACTACGCCGAGGTCGCGAAGGCGGGCGTGCCGGTGGTGGCGTACAACAACCCCATCGACACCAAGGTCGACCTGGTGCCCGAACTCCTCGCCGAACTCCACGCCGAGGGGTACATCCACGCGGTGAAGGAGTTCTCCGGCGATGTGCGCCGCGCCTACCGGATCGCCGAACTCGCCCCGGAACTGGACCTGTTGATCGGAGCCGACGACGTCCTGCTGGAGCTGGCGATCGCGGGCGCCAAGGGCTGGGTGGCCGGCTACCCGAACGCGCTGCCGCGCGCGACCGTCGAGCTGTACCGGGCGGCCGTCGCCGGTGATCTCGGCACCGCCAAGAAGCTGTACGAGCAGCTGCACCCGTTGCTGCGCTGGGACTCGAAGGTCGAGTTCGTGCAGGCCATCAAGTTGTCCATGGACATCGTCGGTCGGCCCGGTGGCGCCTGCCGTCCGCCGCGACAGCCCCTGCTGCCGGAGCAGGAGGCCGCGGTCCGCGACGCCACCGAGAAGGCCGTCGCCGCTGGACTCGCGTAA
- a CDS encoding (2Fe-2S)-binding protein: MNPLELTRARPGPAFTITLDGREVEALPGQTVAAALWAAGVTSWRTTRGEGRPRGVFCGIGVCFDCLVTVNDRPNQRACLVALRPGDTVRTQEGTGHDG, encoded by the coding sequence GTGAATCCGCTGGAGCTCACGCGGGCCCGCCCCGGCCCCGCGTTCACGATCACGCTCGACGGGCGCGAAGTCGAGGCGCTGCCCGGCCAGACGGTCGCCGCCGCACTGTGGGCGGCCGGGGTCACCTCCTGGCGTACCACCCGGGGAGAGGGGCGACCGCGAGGCGTGTTCTGCGGGATCGGGGTCTGCTTCGACTGCCTGGTCACCGTCAACGACCGCCCCAATCAACGGGCTTGCCTGGTCGCGCTGCGGCCGGGCGACACCGTCCGCACGCAGGAGGGGACCGGTCACGATGGCTGA
- a CDS encoding nitrate/nitrite transporter, giving the protein MGSVSTAGKEKVAPDPGDGERPSAAAWRNLVVATLGFTLTFWAWNLIAPLASQFDDDLHMSSFAQSELVAVPVLVGSLGRVPVGALTDRYGARLMFPLVSALTIIPVLLLIPAHTSYLALVLVGFVLGLGGTTFAIGVPLVNSWFPPKQRGAALGIFGMGMGGVALSGYFTPRMYKHSENLPFLVLAIALAVYAVLAYLFINDRPGRPVPSTPLTTRLRQAGRLRVTWELSALYAIGFGGIVAFGVYLPTYLKTWYDLDATDAGTRAAGFALVAVVFRPIGGWLSDRIHPAVVTSVSLGVVALLAVVQAFDPKLVPTATICLLVMAAALGATSGAVFALVARVTPQPQVGSVTGIVGAVGGLGGFVPPLVMGAVYSAKDSYSIGFMLLSDLALAGCVYAYGRMRDAGREKERVA; this is encoded by the coding sequence ATGGGCAGTGTGTCGACGGCCGGCAAGGAAAAGGTGGCCCCCGACCCGGGCGACGGTGAGCGGCCCTCCGCCGCGGCCTGGCGGAACCTGGTCGTGGCCACGCTCGGGTTCACGCTCACCTTCTGGGCCTGGAACCTGATCGCACCGCTGGCCAGCCAGTTCGACGACGACCTGCACATGTCGTCCTTCGCGCAGTCGGAGCTGGTCGCCGTTCCCGTGCTGGTCGGCTCGCTGGGCCGCGTCCCGGTCGGCGCGCTCACCGACCGCTACGGCGCCCGGCTGATGTTCCCGCTGGTCAGCGCACTGACGATCATTCCGGTGCTGCTGCTCATCCCGGCCCACACGTCCTATCTGGCGCTGGTACTGGTGGGCTTCGTCCTCGGCCTCGGCGGCACCACCTTCGCCATCGGCGTCCCGCTGGTCAACTCGTGGTTCCCGCCCAAGCAGCGGGGCGCGGCCCTCGGCATCTTCGGCATGGGCATGGGCGGTGTCGCGCTGTCCGGGTACTTCACGCCCCGGATGTACAAGCACAGCGAGAACCTGCCCTTCCTCGTGCTCGCCATCGCCCTCGCCGTGTACGCGGTCCTGGCCTATCTGTTCATCAACGACCGGCCCGGGCGCCCCGTCCCCAGCACCCCGCTCACCACCCGGCTCCGCCAGGCCGGCCGGCTCCGGGTGACCTGGGAGCTGTCCGCCCTGTACGCCATCGGGTTCGGCGGCATCGTCGCGTTCGGCGTCTATCTGCCGACCTACCTCAAGACCTGGTACGACCTCGACGCCACCGACGCGGGCACCAGGGCCGCCGGGTTCGCCCTGGTCGCGGTGGTGTTCCGGCCCATCGGCGGCTGGCTCTCGGACCGGATCCACCCGGCCGTCGTCACGTCCGTCTCCCTGGGCGTGGTGGCCCTCCTCGCCGTCGTCCAGGCCTTCGACCCGAAACTGGTGCCGACCGCCACGATCTGCCTGCTGGTGATGGCCGCCGCTCTCGGCGCGACCAGCGGCGCGGTGTTCGCCCTGGTCGCCCGGGTCACCCCGCAACCGCAGGTCGGCAGCGTGACCGGCATCGTCGGCGCGGTCGGCGGCCTGGGCGGATTCGTGCCGCCGCTGGTCATGGGCGCCGTCTACAGCGCCAAGGACTCCTACTCGATCGGGTTCATGCTGCTGTCCGACCTGGCGCTCGCCGGGTGCGTGTACGCGTACGGGCGGATGCGGGACGCCGGGCGGGAGAAGGAGCGGGTGGCGTGA
- a CDS encoding NAD(P)/FAD-dependent oxidoreductase: MSMRLTCDVVVVGAGMVGAACALYASRAGLDVTVVDRGPVAGGTTGAGEGNLLVSDKEPGPELELALLSGRLWAELAAGAGLGAAFEYEPKGGLVVASTPEGLAALEEFAAGQRAAGVDALSVPADQLHSYEPYLAPAMAGGVYYPQDAQVMPTLAAAHLVRASGARLLTGRTVTEVLRGADGAVRGVRTDHGDLHAPAVVSAAGTWGGELAALAGVHLPVLPRRGFVLVTEPLPRRVRHKVYAADYVADVASDSAALQTSPVVEGTAAGPVLIGASRERVGFDRSFSLPAVRALAAGATRLFPFLADVRAMRTYLGFRPYMPDHLPAIGPDPRVPGLFHACGHEGAGIGLATGTGQLIAQALTAKTPDLDLTPFRPDRFPRAEEAS; this comes from the coding sequence GTGAGCATGCGACTGACCTGCGATGTCGTGGTCGTCGGGGCAGGGATGGTGGGCGCGGCCTGTGCCCTGTACGCGTCCCGGGCGGGCCTGGACGTCACGGTGGTCGACCGTGGCCCGGTGGCCGGCGGGACGACCGGGGCCGGGGAGGGCAATCTGCTGGTCTCCGACAAGGAGCCGGGCCCCGAGCTCGAACTCGCCCTGCTGTCAGGCCGGTTGTGGGCCGAGCTGGCGGCCGGGGCGGGGCTCGGGGCGGCGTTCGAGTACGAGCCCAAGGGCGGCCTCGTCGTCGCCTCCACCCCCGAAGGGCTCGCCGCACTGGAGGAGTTCGCGGCCGGACAGCGGGCCGCCGGGGTGGACGCGCTGAGCGTGCCCGCAGACCAACTCCACTCCTACGAACCGTACTTGGCCCCCGCCATGGCCGGCGGCGTGTACTACCCCCAGGACGCCCAGGTCATGCCCACCCTGGCCGCCGCCCATCTCGTACGGGCCTCGGGCGCCCGTCTGTTGACCGGCCGGACGGTGACCGAGGTGCTGCGCGGCGCCGACGGTGCCGTACGCGGTGTCCGTACCGACCACGGCGACCTGCACGCCCCGGCCGTCGTCAGCGCGGCCGGCACCTGGGGCGGCGAACTGGCCGCGCTCGCGGGCGTCCACCTCCCCGTCCTCCCCCGGCGCGGCTTCGTACTGGTCACCGAGCCGCTGCCGCGCAGGGTGCGGCACAAGGTGTACGCCGCCGACTATGTGGCCGACGTGGCCAGCGACTCGGCCGCGTTGCAGACCTCACCGGTGGTGGAGGGCACGGCCGCGGGTCCGGTCCTGATCGGCGCGAGCCGGGAGCGGGTCGGCTTCGACCGGTCCTTCTCGCTGCCCGCCGTACGGGCCTTGGCGGCGGGCGCGACGAGGCTGTTCCCGTTCCTGGCGGACGTCCGGGCGATGCGCACCTACCTGGGCTTCCGCCCGTACATGCCCGATCACCTGCCCGCGATCGGCCCCGACCCCCGGGTCCCCGGCCTCTTCCACGCCTGCGGGCACGAGGGCGCGGGCATCGGACTCGCCACCGGTACCGGGCAGTTGATCGCGCAGGCGTTGACCGCGAAGACACCCGACCTGGATCTGACGCCGTTCCGTCCCGACCGTTTTCCCCGCGCCGAGGAGGCGTCGTGA
- a CDS encoding NAD(P)/FAD-dependent oxidoreductase, with product MADAGRETSQRPHLAVIGAGPAGLTAALTAARHGVRVTLVDAAPEAGGQFYRQPARELGARHPEALHHQWRTWERLREGLRGQEQAGSLRHLPEHHVWLVERRTDGFSVHALLGPEQERPAEVRADAVLLATGGYEKVLPFPGWTLPGVVTAGGAQAMLKGTLAVPGHTAVVAGTGPLLLPVATGLAAAGVRVAALVESADPGGFVRRSRALSAQPAKLAEAAEYAARLLRHRVRTLVHHTVVEAHGTGRLEAVTVAALDGDGRVRPGTGRRIACDTLAVGHGMVPHTDLAQGLGCRIDGVAVHVDDEQRTDVPGVWAAGEATGIGGATLSLAEGHIAGRSAAARLTGAVPDPRDWAGAARARAALRRFFAALDDVYAPPAHWAEQVGDDTVVCRCEEVTGGAIREAVAGLGAGDLRTVKLLTRAGMGWCQGRMCESGVAGVAGCPDTPARRLLARPVPLGVLARAGETDAPHGT from the coding sequence ATGGCTGACGCGGGCCGAGAGACTTCACAGCGACCGCATCTGGCCGTGATCGGCGCCGGTCCCGCGGGCCTCACCGCCGCGCTGACCGCCGCCCGGCACGGTGTGCGGGTCACCCTCGTCGACGCGGCGCCCGAGGCGGGCGGCCAGTTCTACCGGCAGCCCGCGCGCGAACTCGGGGCCCGGCACCCCGAGGCGCTGCATCACCAGTGGCGCACCTGGGAGCGGCTGCGCGAGGGACTGCGCGGGCAGGAACAGGCGGGCTCGCTACGGCACTTGCCGGAGCATCATGTCTGGCTGGTGGAGCGGCGCACCGACGGCTTCTCCGTGCACGCCCTGCTCGGTCCGGAGCAGGAACGGCCCGCCGAGGTACGGGCGGACGCCGTCCTCCTCGCCACCGGCGGCTACGAGAAGGTGCTGCCCTTCCCCGGCTGGACGCTCCCCGGAGTCGTCACGGCGGGCGGCGCGCAGGCCATGCTCAAAGGCACCCTCGCCGTGCCCGGACACACCGCCGTCGTCGCCGGGACCGGACCGCTGCTCCTGCCCGTCGCGACCGGGCTCGCGGCGGCGGGCGTCCGGGTGGCGGCGCTGGTGGAGTCCGCCGATCCCGGAGGATTCGTACGGCGGTCCCGCGCACTGTCCGCCCAGCCCGCCAAGCTGGCCGAGGCCGCCGAGTACGCGGCCCGATTGCTGCGGCACCGGGTGCGCACCCTGGTCCATCACACCGTGGTCGAGGCGCACGGCACCGGCCGGCTGGAGGCGGTCACGGTCGCCGCCCTCGACGGGGACGGGCGGGTCAGGCCCGGCACCGGGCGCCGTATCGCCTGCGACACGCTCGCCGTCGGCCACGGCATGGTGCCGCACACCGATCTCGCCCAGGGCCTGGGCTGCCGGATCGACGGGGTCGCGGTGCACGTGGACGACGAGCAGCGCACGGACGTGCCGGGCGTGTGGGCTGCGGGCGAGGCCACCGGGATCGGCGGCGCGACGCTGTCCCTCGCCGAGGGCCACATCGCCGGACGCTCGGCCGCGGCCCGCCTGACCGGGGCGGTACCGGACCCGCGCGACTGGGCGGGGGCCGCCCGGGCCCGTGCGGCGCTGCGGAGGTTCTTCGCCGCGCTGGACGACGTGTACGCGCCGCCCGCCCACTGGGCCGAGCAGGTCGGCGACGACACGGTGGTGTGCCGCTGCGAGGAGGTCACCGGCGGGGCGATCCGTGAGGCCGTCGCGGGGCTGGGGGCCGGGGATCTACGGACGGTGAAGCTGCTGACGCGGGCCGGGATGGGCTGGTGCCAGGGGCGGATGTGCGAGTCCGGGGTCGCGGGGGTCGCCGGCTGCCCGGACACGCCCGCCCGCCGGCTGCTCGCCCGGCCGGTACCGCTCGGCGTGCTCGCGCGGGCCGGGGAGACGGACGCCCCGCACGGCACATAG